In one window of Methanosarcina vacuolata Z-761 DNA:
- a CDS encoding DUF72 domain-containing protein, with the protein MEAFVGTSGWYYDWNKKKNLDWFIQNSGLNSVELNASYYRFPSPEQVEGWNRKGTELRWSIKVHRSITHWRQLSESSLETLGNFLELFRPMDHLIDFYLFQVPPKFDDIERALRFVEAVKLGKRFALEIRNKALLGNYEACEELMRKVTLVSVDSPDYKNRIFPGKNVYMRMHGREGWYSYDYSQAEISETIRKIREFGPEKTYIYFNNDHNMLDNARKALRVFSGL; encoded by the coding sequence ATGGAGGCATTTGTGGGTACAAGCGGCTGGTATTATGATTGGAACAAAAAGAAGAACCTTGATTGGTTTATCCAGAATTCCGGGCTGAACAGTGTTGAACTTAATGCCAGTTATTACAGGTTTCCCTCGCCTGAGCAGGTTGAAGGCTGGAACAGGAAGGGGACTGAACTACGATGGAGCATAAAAGTGCACAGGTCTATAACCCACTGGCGACAACTCAGTGAAAGTTCCCTGGAAACTCTGGGAAATTTCCTTGAGCTTTTCCGACCCATGGATCATCTCATTGATTTTTACTTATTTCAGGTGCCTCCAAAGTTTGATGATATCGAAAGGGCACTCAGGTTTGTAGAAGCCGTAAAACTTGGGAAACGGTTTGCCCTGGAGATAAGGAACAAAGCCCTGCTGGGAAATTATGAGGCGTGTGAAGAGCTTATGAGGAAAGTAACCCTGGTGTCCGTAGACTCACCTGACTACAAAAACCGCATCTTCCCCGGAAAAAACGTGTATATGAGAATGCACGGAAGAGAAGGCTGGTACAGTTATGATTATTCTCAGGCGGAAATTAGCGAAACTATCAGGAAAATCCGTGAATTTGGGCCTGAGAAAACCTACATTTATTTCAACAACGACCATAATATGCTGGATAATGCAAGAAAGGCATTGAGAGTTTTTTCAGGTTTGTAA
- a CDS encoding PEGA domain-containing protein: MSANKTTISLVATICLMISVCDPASTRELTVINNSNATLPQNKSVDNQFLTVEYYSYENATQMSAVNNFSSPSIPAIYGNRIVWQSFRNVDWNKDIYVYNINNSTNNRITASGSADYPAIYGDKIVWVDSRSKYSDIYMYNLSTQSETQITTSGSADSPAIYEDKIVWKDNRNGWNQSEVYMYNLSTSVETQITTNGSAYYPAIYGDKIVWKDNRNGWNQSEIYMYNLSTSVETQITTSGSADYPAIYGDKIVWKDNRNGWNQSEFYMYNLSTSAETQIITSGSADSPAIYGDRIVWQDYRNGKADIYMYNLSTSVKTQITANGSAYSPAIYGDKIVWVDNRNGWNQSEIYMYNISTSKEILVNTSELSPNVLGKNGTGDIYVYTSLKWSPDSVPLTNATFSIFGPTGEYRGNGSYWARLNAPKGTYTISYEPVSGYDTPTSETKILTEGDSIKFYGDYFRKKRVGESLDFGDGYILIIKQIDSEMKEVSLELQLDERKVAEARVREHGTVSLNKISYLVNKSEISNPPEMTIKKISIDEGGNYIDISFSFPHYAFGSMKPSTYLIIHSIPEGASISLDEKYVGKTSKSLPIDKLKTYSVRLELEGYKSLESQFKFDVFEQQEIQLTLSR, encoded by the coding sequence ATGTCAGCAAATAAAACAACGATTTCTTTAGTGGCTACTATATGTCTTATGATCTCTGTTTGTGATCCTGCTTCTACAAGAGAGTTAACTGTAATAAATAATTCCAATGCAACTTTACCACAGAATAAATCTGTAGATAATCAATTTCTTACTGTTGAATATTATTCATATGAAAACGCTACGCAGATGAGTGCTGTCAATAATTTCTCAAGCCCAAGTATTCCTGCTATATATGGTAACAGGATAGTATGGCAGAGTTTCCGCAATGTAGACTGGAATAAAGATATCTACGTATATAATATCAACAATTCCACTAACAATCGAATTACCGCCAGTGGATCAGCAGACTATCCTGCAATTTACGGGGATAAAATCGTGTGGGTGGATAGTCGCAGCAAGTACTCGGATATTTACATGTATAATCTTTCTACCCAGTCGGAAACACAAATTACAACCAGTGGATCAGCAGATTCTCCTGCAATTTACGAGGATAAAATCGTGTGGAAGGACAATCGCAATGGATGGAATCAATCTGAGGTCTACATGTACAATTTGTCCACCTCCGTAGAAACTCAAATTACAACCAATGGATCAGCATACTATCCTGCAATTTATGGGGATAAAATCGTGTGGAAGGATAATCGCAACGGATGGAATCAATCTGAAATCTACATGTACAATTTGTCCACTTCCGTAGAAACTCAAATTACAACCAGTGGATCAGCAGATTATCCTGCAATTTACGGGGATAAAATCGTGTGGAAGGATAATCGCAACGGATGGAATCAATCTGAGTTCTACATGTACAATTTGTCCACCTCTGCCGAAACTCAAATTATAACCAGTGGATCAGCAGATTCTCCTGCAATCTACGGTGACAGGATAGTGTGGCAAGATTACCGCAATGGTAAAGCCGATATCTACATGTACAATTTGTCCACCTCCGTGAAGACTCAAATTACAGCCAATGGATCAGCATACTCTCCTGCAATTTACGGGGATAAAATCGTGTGGGTGGATAATCGCAATGGATGGAATCAATCTGAGATCTACATGTACAATATATCAACTTCCAAAGAAATCCTGGTCAACACCAGTGAACTCTCGCCTAATGTTCTCGGAAAGAATGGGACCGGTGACATATATGTATACACAAGTCTAAAATGGAGTCCTGACTCAGTTCCGTTAACAAATGCAACGTTTTCTATATTCGGACCTACGGGGGAATATAGGGGAAACGGATCATACTGGGCTAGATTAAATGCACCTAAAGGCACATACACGATAAGTTACGAGCCAGTTAGTGGATATGACACACCTACTTCTGAAACAAAAATTCTAACAGAAGGAGATTCAATTAAGTTCTATGGAGATTATTTTCGAAAAAAGAGAGTTGGAGAAAGTCTTGATTTTGGAGATGGGTATATTCTAATAATAAAGCAAATAGATTCTGAAATGAAAGAAGTATCATTGGAATTACAGTTAGACGAACGCAAAGTAGCTGAAGCGAGAGTAAGAGAACACGGAACTGTTTCATTAAATAAAATAAGTTATTTAGTAAATAAAAGTGAGATATCCAATCCTCCGGAAATGACTATCAAGAAAATATCTATAGATGAAGGTGGAAATTATATAGATATTTCTTTTTCATTTCCACACTATGCATTTGGATCGATGAAGCCATCTACATACTTAATCATTCATTCAATTCCAGAAGGAGCAAGTATATCATTAGACGAAAAATATGTAGGGAAAACCTCAAAGTCGCTTCCAATCGATAAGCTGAAAACGTATTCAGTTCGCTTGGAACTCGAAGGATACAAAAGCTTGGAAAGTCAGTTTAAATTTGATGTGTTTGAACAACAAGAAATACAACTGACCCTAAGTAGATAA